In Gossypium hirsutum isolate 1008001.06 chromosome D01, Gossypium_hirsutum_v2.1, whole genome shotgun sequence, the genomic window ttttcttttaaaaattggATATCTATTCatatgagatatttatatttgaatatccattaaacttttttttttttgaataacaTCAGATTGGGcttttattaataaaacaaaattacaaaaactGAACACTTATAATCCTAAGAAGACGGCCCAAAGTAGATGGCCAAAGGTAAAATAAAATCTAGTTTAAAAGTTACTTCTAGAATCAACATTTATTGCACCGATTCCTTGCCTAATCAGAAATTGCTGAAATCTGCCCTCTCTTCTTCCCATCATTTCATTTTCGGTTTGACGATTTCCTTCTTCAAAACTTTTCCTTCCGAATCgttccattttctttttgttttgaaattttcttcCTCCCGTTCTTCCTCTCCTGGCGCTTTCTAGTCTGGTTCACACAGCCTATCATTTCTTCTTTGTTCTTTGGCGTACTCAAGGACCTCCATTTCCAGGTATACCTCCTCTTTTCTTCTTAGGGTTTCTGTTGCAAGAATATGTGCTAGAATATTTGCGTGTCTTGGTGTGTGTTGGAAGCTGATGTTCTTAAACTCACTTAATTTCTGTTGAATATCGTGAATATATGCCCCTATCAGTGATCGATCTTGCCCTTTTGTATTGCATTTTTTAATTACTGTAAGAGAATCTCCTTCAAAGATGACTGACTACCATCCCTTATCTGCTCTTATATGAACTGCTGCCCGGCAAGCTACTACTTCCGCAGCAAATGCAGAGGTGATGTCGTTGTGGATCTTTGAATAAGATAACAGAACTCTGCCTTCATCATCTCTGGCCACAATACTTGAGGCTGAGTATTTCTGGCTTTCTTTGTATGCTCCATCGAAGTTTATCTTTATGAAATCGCGATGTGGGTGCCTCCATCTCTTGTTTTCTATAACTGTTATTGATTTACTCTTTCCAAGACTAGTTAATTCAGTAATGTAGTTGTTGTTGAAATTTGCAATTTCTTTTCCATTGCTGACTTTTCCTTCGTGTATTCTTCTATTTCGGTCTCCCCATATGGCCCAAAGTGCGCAGCAGAATAAACAACTTTGCCAAAGGTTGAGCTGTTCTAACACCCAGGTTAGCCACTGTACAAAGTTCATGCTCTGGTCCATAATAATATTCTGAAATGATAATGCTCTCCATACTTATGTTATAACAGGGCATTCTCGAAATAGGTGGTCCATTGTTTCAGCTCTTTCACCACATCTGGGGCAGTTTGTGTTTGCTGATAATTTCCTGTGTTGTAAATTCACTTTTGTAGGCAAAAAGTTCCATGATAGTCTCCATATTGTAATCTTTATCTTTGTTGGTAAATTCAGGCTCCAAAGTTTTTTATAGAATTTCCTGTAGTTGGTTTGTAAAGCATAAGCTCTAGGATTTTCATCCGAAttctgtaatagtttataggcacttCGGACCGTGAATTCACCTGATGATTCTCCTCCCCAAATAAGGAAATCCTCATGAGGAGTACGTGCCAGAGGGATTTGAAGAATTCTTGCAGCGTCTTCTTCTGTGAAGGTATTGTTAATCAGCTCCCTCTTCCAAAGCCTTTTATTACTATCAATTAGCTCATTAACTTTAAGATCACACATTGAAGTAATCGTTGTTGATAGTCTGAAATTTACTGCATCCGGGATCCAAGCATCATCATTAACTGAAATAGTAGTACTCGTACCAACCCTCCAGCATAAACCTTTTGCCAGTAAAGCCTTTGCTGCCCAAATACTTTTCCACACATAAGAATAAGAATTTCCCAGACGGGAGTTTAAAAAATGATCATTTGGAAAGTATTTCGCTATAAAAACTTGCGTAACAAGAGCATTCTGATTATTGATAATTCGCCATCCTTGTTTAGCTAGTAAGGATAAATTGAATTGAGCCATATCTCTAAAACCCATGCCTCCCTCCTCTTTAAAGCTACACCAAGTTTTCCATTGACACTAATGAATCCCTTTCTTCCTTTGGCATTTTTGCCACCAGAATCTAGCAAACAAATTTTCAAACTCCCCAAACAAAGATTTTGGTAGAAGGAAGCATGCCATAGCGTAGGCTGGTATTGCTTGAAGTACTGATTTTATGAAAACCTCCTTACCCCCTTGTGAAAGAAATCGTGTACTCCAATTCTCAACCCCCTGCTTAATCCTATCCTTGAGATTTTGGAAAGATTCCTTCTTTTGCTTTCCTACCACATTGGGAAGTCCTAGATATTTTTCCATATTTGTTGATCGCCTTATTCCCATTTCaattgagatcgttgctttgtccCCTTCCACTGTATTAGAGCTGAAGAAAATCGTGGACTTACTGAAATTTACGCATTTACCTGAACACTTCTCATATTCCTTCAAAATATCTTTT contains:
- the LOC107921591 gene encoding uncharacterized protein — translated: MAVKLDMSKAYDRVEWTFLKEVLLRMGFAEEWVSLILRCVSIVSYTVNINGRRGDVFKPTRGLRQATKNKAKILKDILKEYEKCSGKCVNFSKSTIFFSSNTVEGDKATISIEMGIRRSTNMEKYLGLPNVVGKQKKESFQNLKDRIKQGVENWSTRFLSQGGKEVFIKSVLQAIPAYAMACFLLPKSLFGEFENLFARFWWQKCQRKKGIH